A DNA window from Gorilla gorilla gorilla isolate KB3781 chromosome 6, NHGRI_mGorGor1-v2.1_pri, whole genome shotgun sequence contains the following coding sequences:
- the LOC101151331 gene encoding zinc-alpha-2-glycoprotein, with protein MVRMVPVLLSLLLLLGPAVPQENQDGRYSLTYIYTGLSKHVEDVPAFQALGSLNDLQFFRYNSKDRKSQPMGLWRQVEGMEDWKQDSQLQKAREDIFMETLKDIVEYYNDSNGSHVLQGRFGCEIENNRSSGAFWKYYYDGKDYIEFNKEIPAWVPFDPAAQITKQKWEAEPVYVQRAKAYLEEECPATLRKYLKYSKNILDRQDPPSVVVTSHQAPGEKKKLKCLAYDFYPGKIDVHWTRAGEVQEPELRGDVLHNGNGTYQSWVVVAVPLQDTAPYSCHVQHSSLAQPLVVPWEAS; from the exons ATGGTAAGAATGGTGCCTGTCCTGCTgtctctgctgctgcttctgggtCCTGCTGTCCCCCAGGAGAACCAAGATG GTCGTTACTCTCTGACCTATATCTACACTGGGCTGTCCAAGCATGTTGAAGACGTCCCCGCGTTTCAGGCCCTTGGCTCACTCAATGACCTCCAGTTCTTTAGATACAACAGTAAAGACAGGAAGTCTCAGCCCATGGGACTCTGGAGACAGGTGGAAGGAATGGAGGATTGGAAGCAGGACAGCCAACTTCAGAAGGCCAGGGAGGACATCTTTATGGAGACCCTGAAAGACATCGTGGAGTATTACAACGACAGTAACG GGTCTCACGTATTGCAGGGAAGGTTTGGTTGTGAGATCGAGAATAACAGAAGCAGCGGAGCATTCTGGAAATATTACTATGATGGAAAGGACTACATTGAATTCAACAAAGAAATCCCAGCCTGGGTCCCCTTCGACCCAGCAGCCCAGATTACCAAGCAGAAGTGGGAGGCAGAACCAGTCTACGTGCAGCGGGCCAAGGCTTACCTGGAGGAGGAGTGCCCTGCGACTCTGCGGAAATACCTGAAATACAGCAAAAATATCCTGGACCGGCAAG ATCCTCCCTCTGTGGTGGTCACCAGCCACCAGGCcccaggagaaaagaagaaactcaAGTGCCTGGCCTACGACTTCTACCCAGGGAAAATTGATGTGCACTGGACTCGGGCCGGCGAGGTGCAGGAGCCTGAGTTACGGGGAGATGTTCTTCACAATGGAAATGGCACTTACCAGTCctgggtggtggtggcagtgccCCTGCAGGACACAGCCCCCTACTCCTGCCACGTGCAGCACAgcagcctggcccagcccctggTGGTGCCCTGGGAGGCCAGCTAG